The following proteins are encoded in a genomic region of Necator americanus strain Aroian chromosome II, whole genome shotgun sequence:
- a CDS encoding hypothetical protein (NECATOR_CHRII.G8293.T1) yields the protein MPGGTKEYVDVRCCLMTSKDLFFWYVDGMTEAISLAGMTIMCEGKDQPDYGVDLSPCSPRGEEIMRMRQELEAARQSIAEKDEKMCRLSRIQDTVDAEVQELTEKLFQEAYRMVNYAEERRERAERLLNESKLQVEVLSAEVSALKVLVQTPGMGHNHFLRTSPEHKSALAKLFSTSSAAKRSSSSGAVATRKSSTLPPSTVHLSREREKDTEQKLAEAVEEVDPILMSEFTSWREAGHPFVHHPFMDRVNTEEISPCMLFHAKELSDAILDSIAANKLELEPVHEEKPSIMPCALTNVSRFCPYRVRVSEDDEWHRISLLARNRIAAVCDYYTFIRYLRQGLIKSGVRDTYFDVMTLRKNMSLAKLGLGFVPKTNLRPGF from the exons ATGCCGGGAGGAACAAAAGAATACGTTGACGTTCGTTGTTGTTTGATGACTTCAAAAGACCTGTTTTTTTG GTATGTGGATGGAATGACGGAGGCGATAAGTCTTGCTGGTATGACAATAATGTGTGAGGGGAAGGATCAGCCGGATTATGG GGTCGACCTTTCGCCATGCTCACCACGTGGTGAAGAGATCATGCGAATGCGACAGGAACTGGA AGCAGCGCGTCAATCAATAGctgaaaaagacgagaagaTGTGCCGTCTGTCTCGAATACAGGATACGGTGGACGCAGAAGTTCAAGAGTTGACCGAGAAGCTTTTTCAA GAGGCATACAGGATGGTTAACTATGCAGAAGAACGTCGTGAACGAGCTGAAAGGTTGCTGAATGAGTCTAAGTTGCAG GTTGAGGTCTTGTCAGCTGAGGTCTCTGCACTGAAAGTCCTTGTCCAAACCCCTGGCATGGGCCATAATCATTTCCTGCGCACCTCTCCAGAGCACAAATCCGCTCTGGCAAAATTGTTCTCGACGTCGT CTGCAGCGAAACGATCAAGTTCGTCTGGTGCTGTCGCAACACGAAAATCATCAACGCTGCCACCGTCAACTGTACATCTATCtcgagaaagagaaaaggataCTGAGCAAAAATTAGCGGAGGCTGTTGAGGAG GTGGACCCGATACTAATGTCCGAGTTCACCTCATGGCGAGAAGCCGGTCATCCGTTTGTGCACCATCCGTTCATGGATCGCGTCAATACGGAAGAGATCTCACCATGTATGCTATTTCATGCGAAAGAG CTGTCCGACGCAATTCTTGATTCTATAGCGGCCAATAAATTGGAATTGGAACCGGTACATGAAGAGAAACCGTCGATAAT GCCTTGTGCGCTTACAAACGTTTCACGATTTTGTCCTTATCGTGTTCGAGTTTCCGAAGACGACGAATGGCATCGGATATCGCTCCTGGCAAGGAACCGA atagCTGCCGTTTGCGATTACTACACGTTCATTCGCTATCTAAGACAAGGTTTGATCAAGTCCGGTGTTCGCGACACATATTTCGACGTGATGACCTTACGAAAAAACATGAGCCTAGCAAAACTCGGACTTGGATTCGTGCCAAAAACCAATCTACGGCCAGGGTtctag